The following are encoded together in the Pseudomonas maumuensis genome:
- the ureG gene encoding urease accessory protein UreG gives MQNYQQPLRVGVGGPVGSGKTALLEALCKAMRDHYQIAVVTNDIYTKEDQRILTEAGALEPERIVGVETGGCPHTAIREDASMNLAAVEALARQFGNLEVIFVESGGDNLSATFSPELADLTIYVIDVAEGEKIPRKGGPGITKSDFLVINKTDLAPYVGASLEVMERDTRRMRPERPWTFSNLKKGEGLQAVIDFIVERGMLGVRR, from the coding sequence ATGCAAAACTACCAGCAACCCCTGCGTGTCGGCGTCGGCGGCCCGGTCGGCTCCGGCAAGACCGCGCTGCTCGAAGCCCTGTGCAAGGCCATGCGTGATCACTACCAGATCGCCGTGGTGACCAACGACATCTACACCAAGGAAGACCAGCGCATCCTCACCGAAGCCGGGGCCCTGGAGCCTGAGCGTATCGTCGGCGTCGAGACCGGCGGCTGCCCGCACACGGCGATCCGCGAGGATGCCTCGATGAACCTGGCCGCCGTCGAGGCGCTGGCGCGCCAGTTCGGCAACCTCGAGGTGATCTTCGTCGAGAGTGGCGGTGACAATCTCAGCGCCACCTTCAGCCCGGAATTGGCCGACCTGACCATCTATGTGATCGATGTCGCCGAGGGCGAGAAGATCCCGCGCAAGGGCGGGCCGGGCATCACCAAGTCGGACTTCCTGGTGATCAACAAGACCGACCTCGCGCCCTATGTGGGAGCGTCGCTGGAGGTGATGGAGCGTGACACCCGACGCATGCGCCCAGAGCGGCCATGGACCTTCAGCAACCTGAAGAAGGGCGAGGGGCTGCAGGCGGTGATCGATTTCATCGTCGAGCGCGGGATGCTGGGGGTCAGGCGATAG
- a CDS encoding sensor histidine kinase has product MPLPNPSKGWSSSTSRLLALYSFLFVAWSSILMGVLYFEVTSYLNKLTRHSMLQRQHLFAHMSGKQLDDALVASQAFEERSFDAYGLFDAQLNPIGGRIRAIPSELGLDGKVHELKRCLDADDPHLPRDSCDAVAIKVQDGRWLVLVRDNGSLFVVTRIILDALLWGISLTLIPGFAGWYLLRRRPLKRIRAIQAQAELIVAGDLTHRLPLSARRDELDMLAAIVNAMLDRIERLMHEVKGVCDNIAHDLRTPLTRLRAQLYRIRQQSGSDSAEGAALDQAIGETDTLMARFRGLLRISELEDRQRRAGFVRLDPQALLVELHDFYLPLAEDGGIRLHLEQPAQLAALHGDRELLFEALANLVGNAIKFTPEGGQVRIVASEDEAGVHIAVEDSGPGIPADEREAVLKRFYRSEEGHRHAGFGLGLSIVAAIVDLHGFSLEVGASELGGARLVLHCPLAGVAQ; this is encoded by the coding sequence ATGCCATTGCCGAACCCGTCTAAGGGCTGGAGCTCCTCAACCAGCCGTCTGCTGGCGCTGTACAGTTTCCTGTTCGTGGCCTGGAGCAGCATCCTCATGGGGGTGCTGTACTTCGAGGTCACCAGCTACCTGAACAAGCTCACCCGCCACTCGATGCTGCAACGCCAGCACCTGTTCGCTCACATGAGCGGCAAGCAGCTGGACGACGCGCTGGTGGCAAGCCAGGCCTTCGAGGAACGCAGCTTCGACGCCTACGGCCTGTTCGACGCCCAGCTCAACCCGATCGGCGGGCGCATCCGTGCGATACCCTCGGAGCTGGGCCTGGACGGCAAGGTCCATGAACTCAAGCGTTGCCTGGACGCCGACGATCCCCACCTGCCCCGCGATAGCTGCGATGCCGTGGCGATCAAGGTGCAGGATGGTCGCTGGTTGGTGCTGGTGCGCGACAACGGCTCGCTGTTCGTGGTGACGAGGATCATCCTCGACGCCCTGCTCTGGGGTATCTCGCTGACCTTGATCCCGGGCTTCGCCGGCTGGTACCTGCTGCGGCGCAGGCCGCTCAAGCGCATCCGTGCGATCCAGGCCCAGGCCGAGCTGATCGTCGCCGGCGACCTCACCCACCGCCTGCCCCTGTCGGCCCGGCGCGATGAACTGGACATGCTCGCCGCCATCGTCAACGCCATGCTCGATCGCATCGAGCGGCTGATGCACGAGGTCAAGGGCGTCTGTGACAATATCGCCCACGACCTGCGCACTCCGCTGACACGCCTGCGTGCCCAGCTCTACCGCATCCGCCAGCAAAGCGGCAGCGACTCCGCCGAAGGCGCGGCGCTGGACCAGGCGATCGGCGAGACCGACACGCTAATGGCACGCTTTCGCGGCCTGCTGCGCATCAGCGAACTGGAAGACCGCCAGCGCCGCGCCGGCTTTGTCCGGCTCGACCCGCAGGCGTTGCTGGTGGAGCTGCATGACTTCTACCTGCCGCTGGCCGAGGATGGCGGCATTCGCCTGCACCTGGAGCAGCCTGCGCAGCTGGCGGCGCTGCATGGCGACCGGGAGTTGCTGTTCGAGGCACTGGCCAACCTGGTGGGCAACGCGATCAAATTCACCCCCGAGGGCGGACAGGTACGTATCGTCGCCAGCGAGGACGAGGCCGGCGTGCATATTGCAGTCGAGGACAGTGGACCGGGGATTCCGGCGGATGAGCGCGAGGCAGTGTTGAAGCGCTTCTACCGCAGCGAGGAAGGCCATCGTCATGCGGGCTTCGGGCTGGGGCTGTCGATCGTCGCGGCGATCGTCGACCTGCACGGGTTCAGCTTGGAAGTGGGGGCCAGCGAGCTGGGTGGAGCGAGATTGGTGCTGCACTGCCCATTGGCTGGGGTTGCTCAATAA
- a CDS encoding urease subunit beta, which yields MIPGEVQVAAGDIELNVGRQSVSVSVANHGDRPVQVGSHYHFYEVNDALVFEREPTRGYRLDIPAGTAVRFEPGQARTVQLVAYAGKREVYGFQGKVMGVLEGRA from the coding sequence ATGATCCCCGGAGAAGTCCAGGTCGCCGCAGGCGACATCGAGCTCAATGTCGGCCGCCAGAGCGTCAGCGTCAGCGTGGCTAACCATGGTGACCGCCCGGTGCAAGTGGGCTCGCACTACCACTTTTACGAAGTCAACGACGCCCTGGTGTTCGAGCGCGAGCCGACCCGCGGCTATCGCCTGGACATCCCGGCCGGCACCGCAGTGCGCTTCGAGCCAGGACAAGCGCGCACCGTGCAACTGGTGGCCTACGCCGGCAAGCGCGAGGTGTACGGCTTTCAGGGCAAGGTGATGGGCGTATTGGAGGGCAGGGCATGA
- a CDS encoding glyoxalase superfamily protein, translating into MQFAPAIPILRIFSVDKAREFYLDFLGFQLDWEHRFAPDLPLYMQIHRDGLILHLSEHHGDATPGSAVFARVEDLKALERELLAKRYGYARPQAEAVDWGLEMQVSDPFGNRLRFCQQIDNV; encoded by the coding sequence ATGCAATTCGCCCCCGCCATTCCGATCCTGCGGATCTTCTCGGTCGACAAGGCCCGGGAGTTCTACCTTGATTTCCTGGGTTTCCAGCTCGACTGGGAACACCGCTTCGCCCCAGACCTGCCGCTGTACATGCAGATCCACCGCGACGGGCTGATCCTGCACCTGTCCGAGCATCACGGCGACGCCACGCCGGGCTCGGCGGTATTCGCCCGGGTCGAGGATCTCAAGGCGCTGGAGCGCGAACTACTGGCTAAGCGCTACGGCTACGCCCGCCCGCAGGCCGAGGCGGTCGACTGGGGCCTGGAGATGCAGGTGTCCGACCCGTTCGGCAACCGCCTGCGCTTCTGCCAGCAGATCGACAACGTCTGA
- a CDS encoding HupE/UreJ family protein — translation MKKTFALVLLMVALPAFAHPGHDSNPLQDGLLHPLTGLDHLLMLLGTGVLAALTRRNLTLPLATLAAMFGGAVCGHLFGDVVGMEQMILGSLLVAAAAMLLPSRQLLLSLIMPVFALFHGWAHGVEATPSAFWQFSAGFVTVSGLLLAAGFGVGCLLRRHAGLQKAFGGGLLAGAALVLAG, via the coding sequence ATGAAAAAGACTTTCGCCCTGGTACTGCTGATGGTGGCCTTGCCGGCCTTCGCCCATCCCGGCCACGACAGCAACCCGTTGCAGGATGGCCTGCTGCACCCGCTGACCGGCCTCGATCACTTGCTGATGCTGCTCGGCACCGGTGTACTCGCCGCCCTCACGCGGCGCAACCTGACCTTGCCATTGGCGACCTTGGCGGCGATGTTCGGCGGCGCGGTGTGTGGCCATCTGTTCGGCGATGTGGTGGGCATGGAGCAAATGATCCTCGGCTCGCTGCTGGTGGCCGCCGCCGCCATGCTGCTGCCGAGCCGTCAGTTGCTGCTGTCGCTGATCATGCCGGTGTTCGCCCTGTTCCACGGTTGGGCCCATGGCGTGGAAGCCACCCCCAGCGCGTTCTGGCAGTTCAGTGCCGGTTTCGTCACGGTCAGCGGCCTGTTGCTGGCGGCGGGCTTTGGCGTCGGTTGCCTGCTGCGGCGCCATGCCGGCCTGCAGAAGGCTTTCGGCGGCGGCCTGCTAGCGGGCGCCGCGCTGGTGCTGGCCGGCTGA
- a CDS encoding urease accessory protein UreF has protein sequence MHSDLALLRLLQLASPGLPVGGFTYSQGLEWAVEAGWVKDANGFAAWQREQLHDTLGYLDWPLLARLYKACQADDADAFAHWSQFLLANRETAELRLEERQRGSALARLLDGWQLGQEPAWRASLELSQLGGMAWLGAHWSIPLRQLALGHGFAWLEGAVMAGVKLVPFGQQAAQTLLRDLGEALPAVLDHALALNDEQLGGGLPLLAIASSRHETQYTRLFRS, from the coding sequence ATGCACAGCGATCTGGCGCTGCTGCGCTTGCTGCAACTGGCAAGCCCCGGTTTGCCGGTAGGCGGCTTCACCTACTCGCAAGGTCTGGAATGGGCTGTGGAAGCCGGTTGGGTGAAGGACGCCAACGGCTTCGCTGCCTGGCAGCGCGAGCAGTTGCACGACACCCTCGGCTACCTCGACTGGCCGTTGCTGGCGCGTCTGTACAAGGCCTGTCAGGCGGACGATGCCGACGCCTTCGCGCACTGGAGCCAGTTTCTTTTGGCCAACCGCGAGACCGCCGAACTGCGCCTGGAGGAACGCCAGCGCGGCAGCGCCCTGGCGCGTCTGCTCGATGGCTGGCAACTGGGGCAGGAGCCGGCCTGGCGCGCCAGCCTCGAGCTCAGCCAGCTGGGTGGCATGGCCTGGCTCGGGGCGCACTGGTCGATTCCGCTGCGCCAGCTCGCCCTGGGCCATGGCTTCGCCTGGCTCGAAGGCGCGGTGATGGCGGGGGTGAAGCTGGTGCCGTTCGGCCAGCAGGCCGCCCAGACCCTGCTGCGCGACCTGGGCGAGGCACTGCCTGCCGTGCTCGATCATGCCTTGGCCCTGAACGACGAACAGCTCGGCGGCGGCCTGCCGCTGCTGGCCATCGCTTCGTCGCGCCATGAAACCCAATACACCCGTTTGTTCCGTTCCTGA
- the ureC gene encoding urease subunit alpha gives MSRISRQAYADMFGPTVGDRVRLADTALWVEVEKDFTIYGEEVKFGGGKVIRDGMGQGQMLAAEAMDLVLTNALIIDHWGIVKADIGVKHGRIAAIGKAGNPDVQPGVTVPVGPGTEVIAAEGKIVTAGGIDSHIHFICPQQVEEALTSGVTTFIGGGTGPATGTNATTCTPGPWYLARMLQAADCLPINIGLLGKGNASRPEALREQIAAGAVGLKLHEDWGSTPAAIDCCLGVAEEMDIQVAIHTDTLNESGCIEDTLAAIGERTIHTFHTEGAGGGHAPDIIRAAGQANVLPSSTNPTLPYTVNTVDEHLDMLMVCHHLDPSIAEDVAFAESRIRRETIAAEDILHDMGAFAMTSSDSQAMGRVGEVVLRTWQVAHQMKLRRGPLAPDSSYSDNFRVKRYIAKYTINPALTHGIAHEVGSVEVGKLADLVLWAPAFFAVKPALVLKGGMIATAPMGDINGSIPTPQPVHYRAMFGALGAARHATRMTFLPQAALDRGLPEELKLQSLIGVAHGCRRVRKADMLLNSLQPLIEVDAQTYQVRADGELLVCEPAHELPLAQRYFLF, from the coding sequence ATGAGCCGCATTTCCCGCCAGGCCTACGCCGACATGTTCGGGCCTACCGTCGGTGACCGCGTGCGCCTGGCCGACACCGCACTGTGGGTGGAGGTGGAAAAGGACTTCACGATCTACGGCGAGGAGGTCAAGTTCGGTGGCGGCAAGGTAATCCGCGATGGCATGGGCCAGGGTCAGATGCTCGCCGCCGAGGCCATGGACCTGGTGCTGACCAATGCGCTGATCATCGACCACTGGGGCATCGTCAAGGCTGATATCGGCGTCAAGCATGGCCGTATCGCCGCCATCGGCAAGGCCGGCAACCCCGATGTGCAGCCCGGTGTCACGGTACCGGTGGGGCCGGGCACCGAGGTGATCGCCGCCGAAGGCAAGATCGTCACCGCCGGCGGCATCGACTCGCATATCCACTTCATCTGCCCGCAGCAGGTGGAAGAGGCGCTGACCAGCGGCGTGACCACCTTCATCGGCGGCGGCACCGGCCCGGCCACCGGCACCAACGCCACCACCTGCACCCCTGGGCCCTGGTACCTGGCGCGCATGCTCCAGGCCGCCGACTGCCTGCCGATCAACATCGGCCTGCTGGGCAAGGGCAATGCCTCGCGGCCCGAAGCCCTGCGCGAGCAGATCGCCGCTGGCGCCGTGGGCCTCAAGCTGCACGAGGACTGGGGCTCGACGCCGGCCGCCATCGACTGTTGCCTGGGCGTGGCCGAGGAAATGGACATCCAGGTGGCGATCCATACCGACACCCTCAACGAGTCGGGCTGCATCGAGGACACCCTGGCCGCCATCGGCGAGCGCACCATCCACACCTTCCACACCGAAGGGGCGGGCGGCGGCCACGCGCCGGACATCATCCGCGCTGCGGGCCAGGCCAACGTGCTGCCGTCCTCGACCAACCCGACGCTGCCCTACACCGTGAACACGGTGGACGAGCACCTGGACATGCTCATGGTCTGCCACCACCTGGATCCGAGTATCGCCGAGGACGTCGCCTTCGCCGAATCGCGCATCCGCCGCGAGACCATCGCCGCCGAGGACATCCTCCACGACATGGGCGCCTTCGCCATGACCTCGTCCGACTCCCAGGCCATGGGCCGGGTCGGCGAGGTGGTGCTGCGCACCTGGCAGGTGGCGCACCAGATGAAGCTGCGCCGTGGCCCGCTGGCCCCGGACAGCAGCTACAGCGACAACTTCCGGGTCAAGCGCTACATCGCCAAGTACACCATCAACCCGGCGCTGACCCACGGCATTGCCCACGAGGTCGGCTCGGTGGAGGTGGGCAAGCTGGCCGACTTGGTGCTGTGGGCCCCGGCGTTCTTCGCGGTCAAGCCGGCGCTGGTACTCAAGGGCGGGATGATCGCCACGGCGCCGATGGGCGATATCAATGGCTCGATCCCGACCCCGCAACCGGTGCATTACCGGGCGATGTTCGGCGCCCTGGGCGCGGCCCGGCATGCCACGCGCATGACCTTCCTGCCCCAGGCTGCACTGGACCGCGGCCTGCCCGAGGAGCTGAAACTGCAGAGCCTGATCGGCGTGGCCCACGGCTGTCGGCGGGTACGCAAGGCCGACATGCTCCTCAACTCCCTGCAACCGCTGATCGAAGTCGACGCGCAGACCTACCAGGTACGCGCCGACGGCGAGCTGCTGGTGTGCGAGCCGGCGCACGAGTTGCCGCTGGCGCAGCGTTATTTCCTGTTTTGA
- a CDS encoding response regulator transcription factor, with translation MPRVLTIEDDAVTAQEIVAELSSHGLEVDWADNGREGLAKAIAGGYDLITLDRMLPEVDGLTIVTTLRNLKIATPILMISALSDVDERVRGLRAGGDDYLTKPFASDEMAARVEVLLRRNSVPMTQTRLQVADLELDLISHEARRGEQALNLLPTEYKLLEYLMRHSGQVITRMMIFEEVWGYHFDPGTNLIDVHIGRLRKKIDSPGQNPLIRTVRGSGYAIAEPV, from the coding sequence ATGCCACGCGTACTGACCATCGAAGACGACGCTGTCACCGCCCAGGAAATCGTCGCCGAACTGTCCAGCCACGGTCTGGAAGTCGACTGGGCCGACAATGGCCGTGAAGGCCTGGCCAAGGCCATCGCCGGCGGCTACGACCTGATCACCCTGGACCGCATGCTGCCCGAGGTCGACGGCCTGACCATCGTCACCACCCTGCGCAACCTGAAGATCGCCACGCCAATCCTGATGATCAGCGCCCTGTCGGACGTCGACGAGCGTGTGCGCGGCCTGCGCGCCGGCGGTGACGACTACCTGACCAAACCGTTCGCCTCCGACGAGATGGCCGCCCGGGTCGAGGTGCTGCTGCGCCGCAACAGCGTGCCGATGACCCAGACCCGCCTGCAGGTCGCCGACCTCGAGCTGGACCTGATCAGCCACGAAGCCCGCCGCGGCGAACAGGCGCTGAACCTGCTGCCCACCGAGTACAAGCTGCTCGAGTACCTGATGCGCCACTCCGGCCAGGTGATCACCCGGATGATGATCTTCGAGGAGGTCTGGGGTTACCACTTCGACCCCGGCACCAACCTGATCGACGTGCATATCGGCCGCCTGCGCAAGAAGATCGACTCGCCCGGCCAGAACCCGCTGATTCGCACCGTGCGGGGCTCCGGCTATGCCATTGCCGAACCCGTCTAA
- a CDS encoding sigma-70 family RNA polymerase sigma factor has product MTESTAAPEASLSALYQEHRSWLHGWLQRRLGDTWSAADLTQDTFLRVLAAQQAQTLPCLREPRAYLLTVGRRLLVNHYQRRALEHAYLEALRQLPEALAPSPEQRWLLLETLQALDELLDGLPRPVRRAFLWSQLEGLDYASIATRLRVSERTVKRYMVRAYEHCLLVDL; this is encoded by the coding sequence ATGACCGAGTCCACCGCGGCACCCGAAGCCTCACTCAGTGCTCTCTACCAGGAACATCGCAGCTGGCTGCATGGTTGGCTCCAGCGACGCCTGGGCGATACGTGGTCGGCGGCCGACCTTACCCAGGACACTTTCCTGCGCGTGCTGGCCGCGCAGCAGGCGCAGACTTTGCCCTGCTTGCGCGAGCCGAGGGCGTATCTGCTCACCGTCGGTCGTCGACTGCTGGTCAATCACTATCAGCGACGCGCCCTGGAACACGCCTATCTCGAGGCTCTGCGCCAGTTGCCCGAGGCGCTGGCACCCTCCCCGGAGCAGCGTTGGCTGCTGCTTGAAACCTTGCAGGCTCTCGATGAACTGCTCGATGGCCTGCCGCGCCCAGTGCGTCGGGCGTTTCTCTGGTCGCAACTGGAGGGCCTGGACTATGCCAGTATCGCCACCCGCCTGCGGGTCAGTGAGCGTACGGTCAAGCGCTACATGGTCAGGGCCTACGAGCATTGCCTGTTGGTGGATCTGTGA
- a CDS encoding urease subunit gamma codes for MELTPREKDKLLLFTAALLAERRLARGLKLNYPEAVALISAAVLEGARDGRTVAELMSLGREVLVREQVMAGVPEMLHDVQVEATFPDGTKLVTVHEPIV; via the coding sequence ATGGAGCTGACCCCGCGAGAGAAAGACAAACTGCTGCTGTTCACCGCCGCCTTGCTGGCCGAGCGGCGCCTGGCCCGTGGCCTGAAACTGAACTACCCGGAGGCGGTGGCGCTGATCAGCGCCGCGGTGCTCGAAGGTGCCCGCGATGGCCGCACGGTGGCTGAGCTGATGAGCTTGGGCCGCGAGGTGCTTGTGCGCGAGCAGGTGATGGCCGGTGTGCCGGAAATGCTGCACGACGTCCAGGTCGAAGCGACCTTCCCCGACGGTACCAAGCTGGTGACCGTGCATGAACCCATCGTTTGA
- a CDS encoding branched-chain amino acid aminotransferase, producing the protein MSNESINWDKLGFDYIKTDKRYLSVWRNGEWDKGTLTEDNVLHISEGSTALHYGQQCFEGLKAYRCKDGSINLFRPDQNAARMQRSCDRLLMPRVSTEQFIEACKQVVKANEKFVPPHGKGALYLRPFVIGTGDNIGVRTAPEFIFSVFAIPVGSYFKGGMTPHKFLISDFDRAAPQGTGAAKVGGNYAASLQPGYEAKKAGFADCIYLDPLTHKKIEEVGSANFFGITANNEFVTPKSVSVLPGITRLSLMELAESRLGLKVIEGDVEIDKLDRFVEAGACGTAAVITPIGGIQYNGKLHVFHSETEVGPVTQKLYAELTGIQSGDVEAPAGWIVKVV; encoded by the coding sequence ATGAGTAACGAAAGCATTAACTGGGACAAGCTGGGTTTCGACTACATCAAGACCGACAAGCGTTACCTGTCCGTATGGCGTAACGGCGAGTGGGACAAGGGCACCCTGACCGAAGACAACGTGCTGCACATCAGTGAAGGCTCCACTGCCCTGCACTATGGCCAGCAGTGCTTCGAAGGCCTGAAGGCCTACCGCTGCAAGGATGGCTCGATCAACCTGTTCCGCCCGGACCAGAACGCCGCGCGCATGCAGCGCAGCTGCGACCGCCTGCTGATGCCACGGGTTTCGACCGAACAGTTCATCGAGGCCTGCAAGCAGGTGGTCAAGGCCAACGAAAAGTTCGTTCCACCGCACGGCAAGGGCGCCCTGTACCTGCGTCCGTTCGTGATCGGTACCGGCGACAACATCGGCGTGCGCACCGCCCCCGAGTTCATCTTCTCGGTCTTCGCCATCCCGGTCGGCTCGTACTTCAAGGGCGGCATGACCCCGCACAAATTCCTCATCTCCGACTTCGACCGTGCCGCCCCGCAAGGCACCGGCGCGGCCAAGGTCGGCGGTAACTATGCGGCCAGCCTGCAGCCAGGCTACGAAGCCAAGAAAGCCGGCTTCGCCGACTGCATCTACCTCGACCCGCTGACCCACAAGAAAATCGAGGAAGTCGGTTCGGCCAACTTCTTCGGCATCACCGCCAACAACGAATTCGTCACGCCGAAGTCGGTCTCGGTACTGCCAGGCATCACCCGCCTGTCGCTGATGGAACTGGCCGAATCGCGCCTGGGCCTGAAGGTCATCGAAGGCGACGTGGAAATCGACAAGCTCGACCGTTTCGTCGAAGCCGGTGCCTGCGGCACCGCGGCGGTGATCACGCCGATCGGTGGCATCCAGTACAACGGCAAGCTGCATGTGTTCCACAGCGAGACCGAGGTAGGCCCTGTGACGCAAAAACTGTATGCCGAGCTGACCGGCATTCAGAGCGGTGACGTCGAGGCGCCAGCGGGCTGGATCGTCAAGGTCGTCTAA
- a CDS encoding urease accessory protein UreD: MSLAQQIDPPQADPGWSAHLQLRFVQREGVTRLGARRHVGPLLVQRPFYPEGAPCHVYVLHPPGGIVAGDRLELDVHLEPGSHALLTMPGASKFYRSIGPTARLAQRFHLAAGSTLEWLPQDSIFFNGARACLDSRFSLEPGARLLAWETLCLGRPVMNERFEEGALDSRLRIELPGEPGLHERLRIEGGLLGKVAEHPLLATFCAVPADQAVLERVRQILDELDTPAGATLLGPLLVIRLLDHDNQHLQRNLQRLWHLLRPAVLGLAPCPPRIWAT; the protein is encoded by the coding sequence ATGTCGTTGGCGCAGCAGATCGACCCACCGCAGGCAGACCCGGGCTGGAGCGCCCACCTGCAGTTGCGCTTCGTCCAGCGCGAGGGCGTGACCCGCCTTGGTGCGCGGCGTCATGTCGGACCTCTTTTGGTGCAGCGACCGTTCTATCCGGAAGGGGCGCCATGCCATGTCTATGTGCTGCACCCGCCTGGAGGCATCGTCGCCGGTGACCGCCTCGAACTGGATGTCCACCTCGAGCCCGGCAGCCATGCCTTGCTGACCATGCCCGGCGCGAGCAAGTTCTACCGCAGCATCGGCCCCACCGCGCGGCTCGCCCAGCGCTTTCACCTCGCCGCCGGCAGCACCCTGGAATGGCTGCCCCAGGACAGCATCTTTTTCAACGGCGCCCGGGCCTGCCTCGACAGCCGTTTCAGCCTCGAGCCCGGCGCGCGCCTGCTGGCCTGGGAGACGCTGTGCCTGGGCCGTCCGGTGATGAACGAGCGCTTCGAGGAGGGCGCGCTGGACAGCCGCCTGCGCATCGAACTGCCCGGCGAACCGGGCCTGCACGAGCGCCTGCGCATCGAGGGCGGGCTACTGGGCAAGGTGGCCGAGCACCCGTTGCTCGCCACCTTCTGCGCAGTACCCGCAGATCAGGCGGTGCTGGAGCGGGTGCGCCAGATTCTCGACGAACTCGACACTCCAGCCGGCGCGACGCTGCTCGGCCCACTGCTGGTGATCCGCCTGCTCGACCACGACAACCAACACCTGCAACGCAATCTGCAGCGCCTCTGGCACCTGCTGCGCCCGGCCGTGCTTGGCCTGGCGCCGTGCCCGCCGCGCATCTGGGCCACCTGA
- the ureE gene encoding urease accessory protein UreE, which translates to MIVLTRRITESEAITGTVTLDVDSRIKSRLRVTLDDGREAGLMLERGHLLRGGELLADADGQQVIRVFAAPEAVSTVRCADPHLLARAAYHLGNRHVPLQIEPGLLRFQHDHVLDDMLRGLGLEVVAEQAPFEPEAGAYQSAAHSHSHGHDHPFVRLPAHS; encoded by the coding sequence ATGATTGTCCTGACCCGCCGGATCACTGAGTCCGAAGCCATCACCGGCACCGTCACCCTCGATGTCGACAGCCGCATCAAGAGCCGCCTGCGCGTCACCCTCGACGATGGCCGCGAAGCCGGGCTGATGCTCGAGCGCGGCCATCTGCTGCGCGGCGGCGAACTGCTGGCCGATGCCGATGGCCAACAGGTCATTCGCGTGTTCGCCGCGCCCGAGGCGGTCTCGACCGTGCGCTGCGCCGACCCGCACCTGCTGGCCCGCGCCGCCTACCACCTGGGCAACCGCCATGTGCCGCTGCAGATCGAGCCGGGCCTGCTGCGCTTCCAGCACGACCATGTGCTCGACGACATGCTGCGTGGCCTGGGGTTGGAGGTGGTAGCCGAACAGGCGCCGTTCGAGCCCGAGGCCGGTGCCTACCAGAGTGCCGCTCATAGCCATTCCCACGGCCACGACCATCCGTTCGTGCGCCTGCCAGCCCATTCCTGA